The DNA window CCAGTTTGGTATTGGGGATATGCGATTTTGATAATGAAACGTTTAGTTATATTTATACTGAGTTTACTAATAGTATCATGCCAGACAGTTGATAGAGATGACAGCCTTGCAATCAGGTATGTTCAGTTACCCATGTTATATAATTACATGATTCAGACATCACCGGATGCTCTTATTTTGCAAAAGCAATATAATGAGTTGAAAATGCAGCTTGATACCCCATCAGTAAATGATACTGAAAGGAAAGAGCTTGTAGTAAAGCTTCAATCTATTGCAGACGAGATGGATAAGCAGAAAAAAGTTTTTTTAACAGATATTCAGCAGGCCATAGCAACTGTAGCAAAACGTAATGGGTACACAATAGTCCTTGGTGGCGGTGACACTGTTGTATATGCAAAAGACGGGTATGATATTACCAGTGAAGTACTCAAAGAGCTTGCAGCATTGCGCTTACAGAAATCACCTGCAGCACGGTGATGTTTATGGCAATGAGAATAGCATGGCATTGCGAGCGAAGCGTGGCAATCTCATGATAAAGTTGAGATTGCTTTGTTGCGCCGATGGGACTCCTCGCAATGACGGGATTGCCACG is part of the Spirochaetota bacterium genome and encodes:
- a CDS encoding OmpH family outer membrane protein, whose protein sequence is MKRLVIFILSLLIVSCQTVDRDDSLAIRYVQLPMLYNYMIQTSPDALILQKQYNELKMQLDTPSVNDTERKELVVKLQSIADEMDKQKKVFLTDIQQAIATVAKRNGYTIVLGGGDTVVYAKDGYDITSEVLKELAALRLQKSPAAR